The following proteins come from a genomic window of bacterium:
- the msrB gene encoding peptide-methionine (R)-S-oxide reductase MsrB — protein sequence MEKKGIMCYKSDMRFPFLFITLLFMACSAATATGGDKMNKDDLKKKLTPMQYHVTQEAGTERPFQNEYWDNHRDGIYVDVVSGKVLFSSTDKFDSGSGWPSFTKPVDQASVAENKDMSHGMVRTEVVSSDSKSHLGHVFDDGPGPTGMRYCINSASLRFIPKEEMAKEGYGDYLFLFQK from the coding sequence ATGGAGAAGAAGGGGATCATGTGTTACAAAAGTGATATGCGATTCCCTTTTTTATTTATAACACTTTTATTTATGGCCTGCTCTGCAGCTACGGCCACGGGAGGAGATAAAATGAATAAGGATGATCTTAAAAAGAAACTCACCCCCATGCAATATCATGTTACCCAAGAGGCCGGTACTGAACGCCCCTTTCAAAATGAGTATTGGGATAATCATCGCGATGGCATTTATGTAGATGTGGTGAGTGGTAAAGTGCTTTTTAGTTCTACCGATAAATTTGATTCGGGCAGTGGTTGGCCCAGCTTTACAAAGCCCGTGGATCAGGCCAGTGTGGCAGAAAATAAAGATATGAGCCATGGTATGGTACGTACCGAGGTGGTAAGTAGCGATTCTAAATCACACTTAGGTCATGTGTTTGATGATGGCCCGGGGCCTACGGGGATGCGTTATTGCATTAATAGTGCTTCCCTTCGCTTTATTCCCAAAGAAGAAATGGCTAAAGAGGGTTATGGCGATTATCTTTTTTTATTTCAAAAATAA
- a CDS encoding peroxiredoxin, translating into MALLLGDTAPDFTQDSTEGSINFYQWAGENWVILFSHPKDFTPVCTTELGAVAKLKDEFAKRKTKVLALSVDSVDSHKKWIGDINETQNTAVNYPILADEDKKVATLYGMIHPKELETLTVRSVFIIDPAKKVRLTITYPAPTGRNFNEILRVLDALQLTAGYSVATPVNWKDGDDVIIVPSITDPKIIAEKFPKGHKVIKPYLRTTPQPNK; encoded by the coding sequence ATGGCACTTTTACTTGGCGATACCGCCCCTGATTTTACACAAGATTCAACTGAAGGTTCTATCAATTTTTACCAATGGGCTGGAGAAAACTGGGTGATTCTTTTTTCTCATCCCAAAGATTTTACTCCTGTGTGTACCACAGAACTTGGTGCTGTGGCTAAACTTAAAGATGAATTTGCCAAGCGTAAAACCAAGGTGCTGGCTTTATCGGTGGATAGTGTTGATTCTCACAAAAAATGGATTGGTGATATCAACGAAACGCAAAATACCGCAGTTAATTATCCTATCTTGGCGGATGAAGATAAAAAAGTGGCTACTCTATACGGCATGATTCATCCTAAAGAGCTTGAAACCTTAACCGTGCGTTCGGTGTTTATCATAGACCCGGCTAAAAAAGTACGCTTAACCATCACGTATCCTGCTCCTACAGGACGCAATTTTAACGAAATTCTGCGTGTTCTCGACGCTCTTCAATTAACCGCTGGTTACAGCGTGGCTACACCGGTTAACTGGAAAGATGGGGATGATGTCATTATTGTGCCGTCAATTACCGATCCAAAAATAATCGCCGAAAAATTTCCTAAAGGGCATAAGGTGATTAAGCCTTATTTGCGTACTACGCCGCAGCCTAATAAATAA
- a CDS encoding YihY/virulence factor BrkB family protein has protein sequence MKFQFKNFVKYVAKRAHEAAIVEGAASVAFFALFSLFPLIIILVSILSVIYRDQLSDVQIMNMLVDVLPIHQLPVVTENLKKILKVRASFSVVSAVLLVFTSTNVFNALTRNVQKAWPQVLPRSFIKKRLVSFGLFISLNLLVPFFFMAKTLLAFLASIHWSFIPKITADIINWLSGVVIYIFIMLAYTLLYKIVPRHFVRWADALKGSVIITLLSAFTTYGFGKYFTSGLSRYTLIYGSLGAFVALMMWIFLLSFLALAGAHLTYGLRHYKDHVSK, from the coding sequence ATGAAGTTTCAGTTTAAAAATTTTGTCAAGTATGTGGCTAAGCGTGCTCATGAAGCCGCTATTGTAGAGGGGGCGGCTTCTGTTGCCTTTTTCGCCTTGTTTTCACTGTTCCCGCTCATCATCATTTTGGTGAGTATTTTATCTGTTATATACCGCGACCAACTATCCGATGTGCAAATTATGAATATGCTTGTGGATGTGTTGCCTATTCATCAATTGCCGGTTGTTACCGAAAACTTAAAAAAAATTCTTAAAGTAAGAGCCTCGTTTAGTGTGGTGAGTGCCGTGCTTCTTGTTTTTACGTCTACAAATGTGTTTAATGCGTTAACGCGCAATGTTCAAAAAGCCTGGCCTCAGGTTTTACCGCGAAGCTTTATAAAAAAGAGGTTGGTGTCGTTTGGTTTGTTTATTTCTCTCAATCTTTTAGTTCCATTCTTTTTTATGGCCAAAACCCTGCTTGCTTTTTTGGCCAGTATCCATTGGAGTTTTATTCCCAAAATAACGGCCGATATTATTAATTGGTTGTCGGGAGTTGTGATTTATATATTTATAATGCTAGCCTACACACTGCTCTACAAAATAGTACCACGCCATTTTGTGAGATGGGCCGATGCCTTAAAGGGGAGCGTTATTATTACCTTGTTATCAGCCTTTACTACCTATGGTTTTGGAAAATATTTCACCAGTGGTTTATCGCGGTATACACTTATTTATGGGTCTTTAGGGGCTTTTGTAGCGCTTATGATGTGGATTTTCCTGCTTAGTTTTTTAGCTCTGGCAGGGGCGCATCTTACCTACGGTTTGCGTCATTATAAAGATCATGTTTCAAAATAA
- a CDS encoding DNA-3-methyladenine glycosylase I, producing MLKNNITRCPWSGTDPLYIHYHDTEWGVPVYDDKKLFEFIILEGAQAGLSWLTVLKKRENYREAFDVFDVEKIARYNKRKIESLLKNPGIIRNRLKIESAVKNARGFLRIQDEFGSFSKYQWNFVGNKPIVNKLKSLKEIQPKTEISDALSKDLKKRGFNFVGSTIMYAHMQAVGMVNDHLTSCFRYKQV from the coding sequence ATGTTAAAGAATAATATTACTCGATGCCCTTGGTCGGGCACGGATCCTCTCTACATTCATTATCACGATACAGAATGGGGTGTGCCGGTTTATGATGATAAAAAATTATTTGAATTTATTATTTTAGAGGGAGCACAAGCTGGTTTAAGCTGGCTTACCGTTCTTAAAAAACGTGAAAACTATCGTGAGGCCTTTGATGTTTTTGATGTAGAAAAAATTGCACGTTACAATAAACGTAAAATTGAATCTCTTTTAAAAAATCCAGGAATTATTCGGAATCGTCTCAAGATAGAATCTGCGGTGAAGAACGCTCGGGGTTTTTTAAGGATTCAGGACGAGTTCGGCAGTTTTTCCAAGTATCAATGGAACTTTGTAGGGAATAAGCCGATAGTGAATAAGCTCAAAAGCTTAAAAGAGATACAGCCAAAAACTGAAATATCGGATGCTTTGAGTAAAGATTTAAAAAAGCGTGGTTTTAATTTTGTGGGTTCCACTATTATGTACGCCCATATGCAAGCGGTAGGGATGGTGAATGATCACCTTACAAGTTGTTTTAGGTATAAGCAGGTATGA
- a CDS encoding HAMP domain-containing histidine kinase produces MDKKVTRHFHYKTTFLGILLSLGSPLGYILLTYLFYSEGISFFPWIKHLYTDHLFTLFYVTVPTSIVFALFGLTLGLTAKKLWIQKQSMDQLLHVVAHDIRSPLTTIQMSLAALKDPNINKNEDAHIHDIIERQVGIIKNLSEEILELERLESGIFTLDIKPSIIGDLLQKTLEEMELLLKQKKLKVILDPSIDSSFKLKVDAFKIRQVLRNLLSNAVKNTLEKGIIFFSVIESTAGLTIECHNKGQQIPPNKLTIIFDKFTQANKSDQKKGYGLGLAICKEIMGAHHGTIYAQNKTDGVSFYLFFPKTALELYK; encoded by the coding sequence ATGGATAAAAAAGTAACCAGACATTTTCATTATAAGACTACATTTTTAGGCATCTTGCTAAGCCTAGGGAGTCCACTTGGATACATTCTTTTAACCTATCTCTTTTATAGTGAAGGTATTTCTTTTTTCCCTTGGATCAAACATCTTTATACCGATCATCTGTTTACATTGTTTTATGTAACAGTACCCACATCTATAGTTTTTGCCTTGTTTGGCCTTACTCTTGGACTAACAGCAAAAAAATTATGGATACAAAAACAAAGCATGGATCAATTATTGCATGTTGTGGCACACGACATTCGCTCACCTCTTACCACCATTCAAATGTCCCTTGCCGCCCTTAAAGACCCCAACATTAACAAAAATGAAGATGCCCACATACACGACATTATTGAACGGCAAGTTGGCATCATAAAAAATCTGTCGGAAGAAATTTTAGAACTGGAACGTCTTGAAAGCGGTATTTTTACACTTGATATTAAACCAAGTATAATTGGTGATTTGCTTCAAAAAACTCTCGAAGAGATGGAACTACTCCTCAAGCAAAAAAAACTTAAGGTGATTCTTGATCCTTCTATCGACTCTTCTTTTAAACTAAAAGTAGACGCTTTTAAAATAAGACAAGTGTTACGAAATTTATTAAGTAATGCCGTAAAAAATACACTGGAAAAAGGCATTATATTTTTTAGCGTTATTGAAAGCACCGCCGGACTAACTATAGAGTGCCACAATAAAGGCCAGCAAATTCCACCTAACAAATTAACCATCATTTTTGACAAATTTACTCAGGCAAACAAAAGCGATCAAAAAAAGGGGTACGGACTAGGACTAGCTATTTGTAAGGAAATTATGGGGGCTCACCACGGCACAATTTATGCTCAAAACAAAACTGATGGTGTTAGTTTTTATTTATTTTTTCCAAAAACAGCTTTAGAACTATACAAATAA
- a CDS encoding saccharopine dehydrogenase NADP-binding domain-containing protein, translating into MTNWMIYGANGYTGKLISERAKEIGLSPVIAGRNKNEIMAMANDLGFEPRVFGLRSVDEVVKNLEGIDTVLLCAGPFSATSRVMVDACIKAKVNYLDITGEIDVFESIFQRTDEFKQAGIAAMPGVGFDVVPTDCLAAQLKKKMPEATHLELAVMTNGGVSPGTLKTMVEGLGRGGRVRKDGKLTIVNNTYKVKQIPIAERSMWAVSSAWGDVATAYYSTDIPNIEVYFAMPRGIIRVMRFLDFIRPALRFKPVQGGIKKLIPLFVKGPNVASRERHKVYLYGKVSNGDGKGYEGRAVVPEGYKFTVISAMEAVERIRMGSFKGALTPSMAFGENFSDGLFV; encoded by the coding sequence ATGACAAACTGGATGATTTATGGTGCTAACGGTTATACTGGAAAACTTATTTCCGAGCGCGCGAAAGAAATAGGTTTAAGTCCGGTAATTGCAGGACGGAATAAAAACGAAATTATGGCAATGGCAAATGATTTAGGTTTTGAACCGCGCGTGTTTGGCCTGAGAAGTGTGGACGAAGTAGTAAAAAATCTTGAGGGCATTGATACGGTACTTTTATGCGCCGGACCTTTTTCGGCTACTAGCCGTGTGATGGTGGATGCTTGTATAAAAGCCAAGGTAAATTATTTAGATATTACCGGTGAGATTGATGTTTTTGAATCTATCTTTCAAAGGACAGATGAGTTTAAGCAAGCTGGCATTGCGGCCATGCCAGGAGTGGGTTTTGATGTTGTGCCTACCGATTGTTTAGCTGCTCAGTTAAAAAAGAAAATGCCAGAAGCCACGCATTTAGAGCTGGCTGTTATGACAAATGGTGGTGTCAGTCCAGGTACTCTTAAAACTATGGTAGAAGGTTTAGGGCGAGGTGGGCGTGTTCGTAAAGATGGTAAGCTCACAATTGTAAATAACACTTATAAAGTGAAACAAATACCAATTGCCGAGAGATCGATGTGGGCGGTAAGTAGTGCGTGGGGCGATGTTGCTACAGCTTATTATTCTACCGATATTCCTAATATTGAAGTTTATTTTGCTATGCCCCGTGGAATTATTCGTGTGATGCGCTTTTTGGATTTTATACGTCCCGCGTTACGTTTTAAGCCGGTACAAGGGGGGATTAAAAAACTTATCCCTCTTTTTGTAAAAGGACCTAACGTAGCATCGCGTGAACGGCATAAAGTTTATTTATATGGTAAGGTGAGTAATGGTGATGGAAAAGGTTATGAAGGTCGCGCGGTAGTTCCGGAGGGTTATAAATTTACGGTAATTTCGGCTATGGAAGCGGTGGAGCGGATAAGAATGGGAAGCTTTAAAGGGGCTCTTACACCCTCAATGGCTTTTGGTGAAAACTTTTCCGATGGATTATTTGTATAG
- the arsC gene encoding arsenate reductase (glutaredoxin) (This arsenate reductase requires both glutathione and glutaredoxin to convert arsenate to arsenite, after which the efflux transporter formed by ArsA and ArsB can extrude the arsenite from the cell, providing resistance.): protein MSFTIYHNPRCTKSRQTLELLEKKGIKPIVVEYLKTPPTALELDKILKALKLNPQDIIRIKEDRYQELKLKDKKLSRDEWINILIDNPVLIERPIVVIGNKAVIGRPPENILPLL from the coding sequence ATGTCCTTTACTATTTATCATAATCCCCGTTGTACCAAATCACGTCAAACCTTGGAGCTTTTGGAAAAAAAGGGAATTAAGCCCATCGTGGTTGAATATCTAAAAACACCACCTACGGCCTTGGAGCTGGATAAAATCCTCAAAGCTTTAAAGTTAAATCCTCAAGATATTATTCGAATAAAAGAAGATCGGTATCAGGAATTAAAATTAAAAGATAAAAAACTTTCGCGTGATGAATGGATTAACATTTTAATCGATAATCCTGTTCTTATTGAGCGACCCATTGTGGTAATTGGTAACAAAGCGGTTATTGGCCGCCCTCCCGAAAATATTCTTCCTCTCTTATAA
- a CDS encoding RibD family protein: MKRIITNTAISLDGRISIEPQKHVWLGSSEDQKRMQALRGEADAVLIGGQSFRNNPFPLLPLPEQIWKTGFCNVIVTRSDPLSLPLPDAHLVQRLFITSAQPVNKPVDREILYKNNITPSWIVEELEKRGVETLLIEGGGDLIYQFIKAGLVHELYVTLTPRLVGKKGSPTLCDGDGFGDFKNLDLVSCEKVGSEVFLRYKML, encoded by the coding sequence ATGAAACGTATTATCACGAATACCGCTATTTCATTAGATGGGCGCATTAGTATTGAGCCTCAAAAACATGTGTGGCTGGGTTCGTCAGAAGATCAAAAGCGAATGCAGGCACTTAGGGGCGAGGCTGATGCTGTATTAATTGGTGGTCAAAGTTTTCGCAATAATCCCTTCCCTTTGCTGCCGTTGCCAGAGCAAATTTGGAAAACGGGATTTTGCAATGTGATTGTAACGCGCTCTGATCCTTTATCTTTGCCTCTCCCTGATGCGCATTTAGTGCAACGTCTGTTTATAACTTCGGCCCAGCCTGTAAATAAACCCGTTGATCGCGAGATTTTGTATAAAAATAACATTACTCCTTCCTGGATAGTAGAAGAGCTTGAAAAGCGTGGTGTGGAAACATTGTTAATTGAAGGCGGTGGGGATTTGATTTATCAATTTATAAAAGCGGGGCTTGTTCATGAGCTTTATGTTACTCTTACACCACGTTTGGTAGGCAAAAAGGGTTCTCCTACTTTGTGTGATGGCGACGGTTTTGGCGATTTTAAAAATTTAGACCTGGTTTCTTGTGAAAAAGTAGGGAGTGAGGTTTTTTTAAGATATAAAATGCTTTAA
- a CDS encoding dihydroneopterin aldolase, whose product MSFECELGFHPYEKKIRQKITLDLEVGVYAIDTSKKDDIDAIKMDYFEANQMLGKLFESRRYNLLETVAEDVAELLLHNFSIVSVLVKVTKYPLEMPNVPAVSYVCFRKK is encoded by the coding sequence ATGAGCTTTGAATGTGAGCTCGGTTTTCATCCCTACGAAAAGAAAATTCGCCAAAAAATTACTCTCGATTTGGAAGTGGGAGTATACGCTATTGATACGTCAAAAAAGGACGATATTGATGCTATCAAAATGGATTATTTTGAAGCTAATCAAATGCTTGGCAAGTTGTTTGAGTCGCGTCGCTATAATTTGTTAGAAACAGTGGCTGAAGATGTGGCCGAGCTGTTGCTTCATAATTTTTCCATTGTATCTGTTCTGGTTAAAGTAACGAAATACCCGCTTGAGATGCCCAATGTTCCGGCCGTATCTTATGTGTGTTTCCGCAAAAAATGA
- a CDS encoding transglutaminase family protein codes for MSSSVFIRHHTRYRYDRPVSLSEQKVFLKVQSQSRVPVEKYSLKVRPAPVNIDWAHDAYGNEYARVSVLGHVTVLDIEVELLAHLGRADLTMNSLEDESVRYPFIYRSPLRDKLIPYQKTELVYPVLEDYLDALHAKGTAYTFDWVERVAISIKEDVTYEKRFEPGVQTAVETLTKRKGSCRDFAWLAVQIFRQLGIAARFVSGYLVQLKQDSHEVDFHAWAEAFLPGAGWVGIDATSGLLTGPGHIPLAMTPFPEEAGPVIGFVDRCESVLETQMSVHKIEQSPGYL; via the coding sequence ATGAGCTCATCCGTTTTTATTCGTCATCATACGCGTTACCGCTACGACAGGCCGGTTTCTTTATCGGAGCAAAAAGTATTTTTAAAAGTACAGTCTCAGTCACGTGTGCCTGTAGAAAAATACAGTCTTAAGGTACGCCCGGCACCTGTTAATATTGATTGGGCTCACGACGCTTATGGTAACGAATATGCGCGTGTATCTGTTTTAGGGCACGTAACGGTGTTAGATATTGAGGTTGAACTTTTGGCTCATCTGGGCCGGGCCGATTTAACGATGAACAGTTTAGAAGATGAATCCGTTCGATATCCGTTTATTTATCGTTCGCCTCTGCGTGATAAATTAATTCCTTATCAAAAAACAGAGCTGGTTTATCCGGTGTTGGAAGATTATTTAGACGCGCTTCATGCAAAAGGTACTGCTTATACTTTTGATTGGGTGGAGAGGGTAGCTATCAGCATTAAGGAAGATGTTACTTACGAAAAGCGTTTTGAGCCAGGTGTTCAAACGGCGGTTGAAACCCTTACTAAACGCAAGGGCTCATGTCGCGATTTTGCATGGCTGGCTGTTCAAATTTTTAGGCAATTAGGAATAGCGGCTCGTTTTGTATCGGGCTATTTGGTGCAACTTAAACAAGATTCTCATGAGGTTGATTTTCATGCTTGGGCCGAGGCTTTTTTACCTGGTGCTGGTTGGGTAGGAATTGATGCTACCTCGGGTTTGCTTACGGGCCCCGGTCATATCCCGCTTGCTATGACGCCCTTCCCAGAGGAGGCAGGGCCCGTAATAGGTTTTGTTGATCGTTGCGAGTCGGTATTAGAAACACAAATGTCGGTTCATAAAATAGAGCAATCCCCAGGCTATCTATAA